A stretch of Mucilaginibacter terrae DNA encodes these proteins:
- a CDS encoding transketolase family protein, whose translation MTKYTYTEKKDTRSGFGAGLLEAGKRNPKVVALCADLVGSLKMQDFINAFPERFVQVGIAEANMIGIAAGMTIGGQIPFTGTFANFSTGRVYDQIRQSVAYSDKNVKICASHAGLTLGEDGATHQILEDLGMMKMLPGMTVINPCDYNQTKAATIAIAEHHGPVYLRFGRPVVPIFTPADQVFEIGKAWMVSEGTDVTIIATGHLVWEAIQACEKLEAMGISAEVINIHTIKPLDEEAILKSVSKTRCVVTAEEHNRLGGLGDSVAQVLVKNLPVPQEYVAVNDSFGESGTPEQLMEKYKLNAPAIVAAAQKAIQRKG comes from the coding sequence ATGACCAAGTATACATATACAGAGAAAAAAGATACGCGTTCGGGCTTTGGAGCAGGTTTGCTTGAGGCTGGTAAACGCAACCCTAAAGTGGTAGCCCTGTGTGCCGATTTGGTAGGCTCACTTAAAATGCAGGACTTCATCAATGCGTTTCCTGAGCGTTTTGTACAGGTAGGTATTGCCGAGGCCAACATGATTGGTATTGCAGCAGGTATGACCATTGGCGGCCAAATTCCGTTCACAGGTACATTTGCCAACTTTTCAACCGGCCGTGTTTACGATCAGATTCGTCAGTCGGTAGCATATTCAGACAAGAACGTTAAAATTTGTGCTTCGCACGCTGGTTTAACCCTGGGCGAAGACGGTGCTACCCACCAGATATTAGAAGATTTGGGCATGATGAAAATGCTTCCAGGCATGACCGTTATTAACCCTTGCGATTATAACCAAACCAAGGCAGCTACCATTGCCATTGCTGAGCATCATGGCCCGGTTTATTTGCGCTTTGGCCGCCCGGTGGTGCCTATCTTCACCCCTGCCGATCAGGTTTTTGAAATTGGCAAAGCCTGGATGGTTAGCGAAGGTACCGATGTTACCATTATTGCAACCGGTCACTTAGTATGGGAAGCCATACAAGCCTGTGAGAAACTGGAAGCGATGGGTATTTCGGCCGAGGTTATCAACATCCACACTATCAAACCTTTGGATGAAGAAGCTATCCTGAAATCAGTAAGCAAAACACGTTGCGTAGTTACTGCCGAAGAACACAACCGTTTAGGCGGCCTGGGCGATTCGGTAGCACAGGTATTGGTTAAAAACCTGCCGGTACCGCAAGAGTACGTTGCCGTTAATGATTCGTTCGGCGAATCGGGCACACCTGAGCAACTGATGGAAAAATATAAGCTAAATGCTCCGGCTATTGTTGCTGCTGCACAAAAAGCTATTCAGCGTAAAGGTTAA
- a CDS encoding MFS transporter — MADFVNKSPRDLRIGCAVFFFISGFGYSSWASRIPTVQHDLHLNEAQLGSLLFALPIGLMATMPVTGRLLSHYTSRSIMMFGALLFNIVLLFLGLATTVWQFAIILFAFGSGRNLLNLSVNAQSVGVQSLYSKSIITTFHGIWSMAGFAGAAVGYLMVSFNIGLLYHLGAISILLCITSVYFYPFTFNQKPKPVERKPFLILPDKHMLKFAIICFACMACENTMYDWSAIYFEKAVNTGKSTATAAFVAYMVAMTLARFIGDKVVARIGIKNMLNYSGWFIFSGLLLAVILPYAIPATLGFMLVGLGVACVVPLVFSIAGKSATLSSGAAIASISTIGYFGFLLVPPFVGYVAQAVGLRWSFGVIAMLGALIVLMVRNIKE; from the coding sequence ATGGCAGATTTTGTGAATAAATCGCCACGCGATTTACGTATCGGGTGCGCGGTTTTCTTTTTCATCTCGGGTTTCGGGTACTCGTCCTGGGCTTCACGTATACCCACCGTACAGCACGATTTACATTTAAACGAGGCTCAACTCGGCTCGCTGCTGTTTGCGCTTCCCATAGGCTTAATGGCCACCATGCCGGTAACCGGCCGTTTGCTAAGCCACTACACCAGTCGCAGCATTATGATGTTTGGTGCTTTGCTGTTCAACATTGTTTTATTGTTTTTAGGATTGGCCACTACGGTATGGCAGTTTGCCATTATTTTGTTTGCCTTTGGTTCGGGGCGTAACCTGCTCAACTTGTCGGTTAATGCACAATCGGTGGGAGTGCAATCTCTGTACAGCAAATCAATTATTACCACATTTCACGGCATATGGAGTATGGCCGGTTTTGCCGGGGCGGCTGTTGGATATTTAATGGTGAGCTTCAATATTGGCTTGCTATATCATTTAGGGGCTATTAGTATTTTGCTCTGCATTACTTCTGTATACTTTTATCCTTTCACTTTTAATCAAAAGCCTAAACCTGTTGAGCGCAAGCCGTTTTTAATACTGCCCGATAAGCACATGCTCAAATTTGCCATAATATGCTTTGCCTGTATGGCCTGCGAAAATACGATGTACGACTGGAGCGCCATTTATTTTGAGAAAGCCGTAAATACCGGCAAATCTACCGCAACTGCCGCATTTGTAGCCTATATGGTGGCCATGACCCTCGCCCGCTTTATTGGCGATAAGGTAGTGGCACGCATTGGCATTAAAAACATGCTTAATTATAGCGGTTGGTTTATTTTTTCGGGCTTACTTCTTGCTGTAATATTGCCTTATGCCATACCCGCTACATTGGGTTTTATGCTGGTTGGGCTGGGCGTGGCCTGTGTGGTGCCCCTGGTTTTTAGTATTGCAGGTAAATCGGCTACGCTGAGTAGCGGGGCTGCTATTGCATCTATATCAACCATAGGTTATTTTGGTTTTTTGCTGGTGCCGCCATTTGTAGGCTATGTGGCCCAAGCAGTGGGTTTACGATGGTCGTTTGGTGTAATTGCCATGCTGGGTGCGCTTATTGTATTAATGGTGCGCAACATCAAAGAATAA
- a CDS encoding polyphosphate kinase 2 family protein, with the protein MQNITKNFKISSNKKISLNDFDTAYTADYKKEDAKELLEELVSQTAELQDKLYAANKYSLLIIFQAMDAAGKDGAIKHTMSGINPQGCQVYSFKQPSTEEYDHDFLWRHYKALPERGRIGIHNRSHYENVLVSKVHPEYVLKENIPGIKSTDDIGKKFWERRYETINAFEKSLSENGTVIIKFFLHLSKDEQKERFLKRIDDGAKNWKFSSADIEEREHWDEYMKAYEDAIEATSKEHAPWYVIPADKKWFSRIAISHIIVETLKELDLKYPTLPEEEMKKLQESKKLLTGE; encoded by the coding sequence ATGCAAAATATAACTAAGAATTTTAAAATAAGCAGTAATAAGAAAATTTCTCTTAACGATTTCGATACTGCTTACACCGCCGACTATAAAAAGGAGGATGCTAAAGAACTTTTGGAAGAACTTGTAAGCCAAACTGCCGAACTGCAGGACAAGCTTTATGCAGCTAATAAATACAGTTTGCTGATCATTTTTCAGGCTATGGATGCTGCCGGTAAAGATGGTGCTATAAAGCACACCATGAGTGGCATTAATCCTCAGGGGTGCCAGGTATACAGTTTTAAACAGCCCAGTACCGAAGAGTATGATCATGATTTTTTATGGCGACACTATAAAGCACTGCCCGAACGTGGTAGAATTGGTATTCATAACCGGTCGCATTATGAAAATGTGTTGGTGAGCAAAGTTCACCCCGAGTATGTTTTAAAAGAAAATATTCCGGGTATAAAAAGTACAGATGATATAGGAAAGAAATTTTGGGAACGCCGGTACGAAACCATTAATGCGTTTGAAAAAAGCTTAAGCGAGAACGGAACGGTTATTATTAAGTTTTTCCTGCATTTATCAAAAGATGAGCAAAAAGAACGCTTTTTAAAACGTATTGACGACGGGGCCAAAAACTGGAAATTCAGCAGCGCCGATATTGAGGAACGGGAGCATTGGGATGAATACATGAAGGCTTATGAAGATGCAATTGAAGCTACATCCAAAGAGCATGCCCCATGGTACGTTATACCTGCCGACAAAAAATGGTTTTCACGCATAGCCATTTCACACATCATTGTTGAAACGCTAAAAGAACTTGATTTGAAATACCCCACATTGCCCGAGGAAGAGATGAAGAAACTACAGGAAAGTAAAAAGCTACTAACAGGGGAATAA
- a CDS encoding RrF2 family transcriptional regulator, with the protein MLSKKTKYAIKALIVLGKNKDKAPMQIAQIAELEKIPKKFLEVILLELRKAGFLYSKKGAGGGYAINKDPKDIYLVSILRITDGPIAMVPCVSLNFYHRCEECHNESTCGIRSMFMDIRDATLKILSETSIEDLINKEVALGDSALIDLS; encoded by the coding sequence ATGCTATCGAAGAAGACTAAATATGCTATTAAAGCGCTCATTGTTTTAGGCAAAAACAAGGATAAAGCCCCTATGCAAATTGCCCAGATAGCAGAGCTGGAAAAAATCCCTAAAAAGTTTTTAGAAGTAATTTTACTGGAGCTGCGTAAAGCCGGCTTTTTGTACAGTAAAAAAGGTGCCGGAGGTGGTTATGCCATTAACAAAGATCCTAAAGATATTTATTTGGTGAGCATTTTACGTATTACCGATGGCCCTATTGCCATGGTTCCCTGCGTGAGCTTAAACTTCTATCACCGTTGCGAAGAATGCCACAATGAATCCACCTGCGGTATACGCAGCATGTTTATGGATATACGCGATGCTACACTTAAAATCCTGTCGGAAACCAGTATCGAAGATTTAATTAACAAGGAAGTAGCCTTAGGCGATTCGGCCCTGATTGATTTGAGCTAA
- a CDS encoding peptidase MA family metallohydrolase — MSKVYFIVSKFQKVCLLLAIVLMSVCMMSKPAQAQYFGQNKVRYKNLKFKVFKTPHFEIYYYMKNDSLLKRFAQESELWYTLHQQVFRDTFKRPNPIILYADHPDFQQTTAIDGEISVGTGGVTEGLKNRVVMPVMETHQTTRHVLGHELVHAFQYHTLLDNDTTSLNNINNLPLWMIEGMAEYLSLGKKDAYTAMWMRDAYLNKDIPSVRDLTESSKYFPYRYGEAFWSYLGSTYGDTIIVPFFKNVARFGLDYGIRRTFGYDDKTLSNLWKNSIVNMYQPMLKDTTQTPAGARIIDNKNSGEMNVAPSISPDGKYMTFLSEKDLFSIDLFLADAKTGKIIRRLTSKTSNTHIDEFNFIESAGTWSPDGKKFAFSVFGGGRNRMLVVSVPSGKVLHNIPMGKVGQFSNLTWSPDGNLVAFQGLSNGQSDLYMYNFTTKQVKQLTNDKYSDYQPAFSRDGKKIVFSSDRSTYDATTSQSITFNLAELDLATGKVNDIKIFDGANNLNPQYSGDGSQIYFLSNRDGFRNLYRYTTATGSVEQMTDLFTGISGITEFSPALSVSANNDIMYSYYRAQKYTLYNAKPADFKATKVVSGTETNFEAAMLPPPRAVGVDLINSNLNNFLSYQRIAIDSIQNIPYRPQFKLDYLASSGVGVGIGGAGSYGAGLSSGIQGIFSDILGRNQIYAGASVNGEIYDFGAQGVYIKQTGRWNFGVGLSHIPYQLATYNVVPSKFTYQNSSNQDVTVDAVEERYDIIRIFQDQLSVFTAYPFSKSTRAEFGGGFSHNSYMVHRFSTYYPDGGGIYQDRRRRVSLDDYNNDPYNNVGYLRSFSLMQVSAALVGDNSYFGIASPLSGFRYRLQAEYNVGSYKFFSPTIDLRKYERLKPITLAARFNAFGRFGQETGLYPYYIGYPFLIRGYESQTFYNGNTNSTNGFTIDQLSGSRVAVFNFEVRLPFTGPEKLSAIKSKFLFSELNLFFDAGLAWNSGNSIKFQKAPDFLYYQQRLDDKKQPVLDSNGNPIYDGIYNTNQRVPALSAGVSLRINLFGALILEPYYAFPFNRTDVKKPVFGLNFTPGW, encoded by the coding sequence ATGAGTAAAGTTTACTTTATTGTAAGCAAATTTCAAAAGGTTTGCCTCCTGCTTGCTATTGTTTTGATGAGTGTTTGCATGATGAGCAAGCCTGCACAAGCTCAATATTTTGGTCAAAACAAGGTTCGTTATAAAAACCTGAAGTTTAAGGTTTTCAAAACACCTCATTTTGAGATCTACTACTATATGAAAAACGATAGCCTGCTCAAACGTTTTGCGCAGGAAAGCGAATTATGGTATACGCTGCATCAACAGGTATTCAGGGACACGTTTAAGCGCCCCAACCCTATCATACTATATGCCGATCACCCCGATTTTCAGCAAACAACCGCTATCGACGGCGAGATAAGCGTAGGAACCGGTGGTGTTACCGAGGGTTTAAAAAACCGCGTGGTAATGCCCGTTATGGAAACGCACCAAACCACCCGCCACGTATTAGGCCATGAGTTGGTGCACGCTTTTCAGTACCATACCCTGCTCGATAACGACACCACCAGCCTCAATAATATTAACAACCTCCCCTTGTGGATGATCGAGGGAATGGCCGAATACCTCTCATTAGGTAAAAAGGATGCTTACACCGCCATGTGGATGCGTGATGCCTATCTGAATAAAGATATACCGAGTGTGCGCGATTTAACCGAGAGCAGCAAGTATTTCCCTTATCGTTACGGCGAGGCTTTTTGGTCGTATCTGGGTTCAACCTATGGCGATACCATTATTGTACCGTTCTTTAAAAACGTAGCCCGTTTTGGTTTAGATTACGGCATACGCCGCACCTTTGGGTACGACGATAAAACGCTTTCGAACCTATGGAAAAACTCCATAGTTAACATGTACCAGCCCATGTTAAAGGATACTACCCAAACACCTGCCGGGGCACGTATTATCGACAATAAAAATTCGGGTGAGATGAACGTGGCACCATCGATCAGCCCGGATGGTAAGTACATGACCTTCCTTTCGGAAAAAGACCTGTTCTCTATCGACCTCTTCCTGGCCGATGCCAAAACGGGGAAGATCATACGACGGCTCACGAGTAAAACATCCAACACGCACATTGATGAATTTAACTTCATCGAATCGGCAGGTACGTGGTCGCCTGATGGTAAAAAGTTTGCGTTCAGCGTTTTTGGAGGAGGCCGCAACCGCATGTTGGTGGTATCGGTACCGAGCGGAAAGGTCTTGCATAACATCCCAATGGGCAAGGTTGGACAGTTTAGTAACCTTACCTGGTCGCCCGATGGTAATTTAGTGGCATTTCAAGGCCTGTCAAACGGTCAAAGCGATTTGTACATGTACAACTTTACCACCAAACAGGTTAAACAACTTACCAACGATAAATATTCCGATTATCAGCCAGCGTTTTCGCGCGATGGAAAGAAGATCGTATTCAGTTCGGACCGTAGCACTTATGATGCTACCACCTCACAGTCTATCACCTTTAATTTGGCCGAGTTAGATTTAGCTACCGGCAAAGTAAACGACATTAAAATATTTGATGGCGCCAACAACCTTAACCCGCAATATTCGGGCGATGGTAGCCAGATCTATTTCCTGTCAAACCGCGATGGCTTCCGTAACCTTTACCGTTACACTACAGCTACCGGTTCGGTAGAGCAAATGACCGACCTGTTTACAGGTATTTCGGGTATTACCGAGTTTTCGCCGGCATTGAGCGTATCGGCTAATAATGATATTATGTACTCATACTATCGTGCCCAAAAGTATACGCTTTACAATGCCAAACCGGCCGACTTTAAAGCCACCAAAGTGGTAAGCGGCACCGAAACCAATTTCGAGGCAGCCATGCTTCCGCCGCCACGTGCTGTTGGGGTTGATTTGATAAACTCCAACCTAAATAATTTCTTATCGTACCAGCGCATCGCTATCGATTCGATACAAAACATTCCCTATCGCCCTCAATTCAAGTTGGATTATTTAGCCAGTAGTGGTGTTGGCGTAGGTATAGGCGGTGCCGGAAGTTATGGGGCAGGTTTATCGAGCGGTATACAAGGTATATTCAGCGATATTTTAGGCCGTAACCAAATATATGCCGGTGCATCGGTAAATGGAGAGATCTATGATTTTGGTGCGCAAGGCGTTTACATCAAGCAAACCGGCCGTTGGAACTTTGGTGTTGGCTTATCGCACATTCCGTATCAATTGGCTACCTATAATGTAGTACCAAGTAAATTCACTTATCAAAACAGCTCCAACCAGGATGTAACTGTTGATGCCGTTGAAGAGCGTTATGATATTATCCGTATTTTCCAGGATCAGCTCAGCGTATTTACCGCCTACCCTTTTTCAAAAAGTACCCGTGCCGAGTTTGGTGGTGGCTTTTCGCATAACTCATACATGGTGCACCGCTTTAGCACCTATTACCCTGATGGCGGAGGTATATATCAAGACAGGCGCAGAAGAGTTTCATTAGATGATTATAACAATGACCCTTATAATAACGTAGGTTATTTACGCTCGTTTTCATTGATGCAGGTTAGCGCAGCATTAGTTGGCGATAACTCATACTTTGGCATTGCATCTCCTTTAAGTGGTTTCAGATACCGCCTTCAGGCCGAATACAATGTTGGTTCATATAAATTCTTTTCACCAACTATTGATCTTCGTAAGTACGAACGTTTAAAGCCCATAACACTTGCCGCAAGGTTTAACGCTTTCGGCCGCTTTGGTCAGGAAACCGGCTTATATCCATACTATATTGGTTATCCCTTCCTGATCAGGGGTTATGAAAGTCAAACTTTTTACAACGGAAATACCAACAGTACAAACGGCTTTACTATCGACCAGTTATCAGGTTCACGCGTGGCAGTGTTTAATTTTGAGGTTAGATTGCCATTTACCGGCCCTGAAAAACTATCGGCCATCAAATCAAAATTCCTGTTTAGCGAACTGAACCTATTCTTTGATGCCGGTTTAGCCTGGAACAGCGGTAACAGCATTAAATTCCAGAAAGCCCCTGATTTTCTTTACTATCAACAACGCCTTGATGATAAAAAACAACCGGTATTAGATAGTAATGGCAATCCTATTTACGATGGTATATATAATACGAATCAACGCGTACCTGCACTGAGTGCTGGTGTTTCTTTAAGAATTAACCTGTTTGGTGCGCTCATTCTTGAGCCTTATTATGCATTTCCATTTAATCGTACAGATGTTAAAAAACCTGTATTCGGGTTAAATTTTACTCCAGGATGGTAA
- a CDS encoding LacI family DNA-binding transcriptional regulator, with product MSTPEKEITIYDIARALNISAATVSRALMDHPSVNINTKKRVQEAAQEMGYRSNQMASNLRKRKSNIIGIIVGNLNSSFMSNVIAGVEKELSDAGYNLIISQSLDNINKEINIAQAMYNNRVDGLLVSLAYETENADHFESFVKRGIPLVYFDRVWPHPQCPGIEIDNVKAAYDITEHLVTQGCKRIAHVTAYRLSSVAADRFAGFKKALEDYQMTFDENLLIQTDLTLQAGIDAAKQILAMENRPDAVFVTNDACAVSCMQELKRNGIRIPQDIAFAGFNNDTEASIIEPNLTTVDYKGYQMGEVAAQILLDRLNQTDNGLLKTSNKLIQPSEIIIRDSSLKRK from the coding sequence ATGAGTACTCCTGAAAAAGAAATTACCATATACGATATAGCCAGGGCGTTAAATATTTCGGCAGCAACGGTTAGCCGGGCTTTAATGGATCATCCTTCTGTTAACATCAACACCAAAAAGCGAGTGCAGGAAGCCGCACAGGAAATGGGATACCGTTCTAACCAGATGGCAAGCAACCTGCGCAAGCGCAAAAGCAATATCATTGGCATTATTGTAGGTAATTTGAACAGTAGTTTTATGTCGAACGTAATTGCTGGTGTTGAGAAGGAATTGAGTGATGCCGGGTATAACCTTATCATAAGTCAGTCGCTCGATAATATCAATAAAGAGATCAATATTGCCCAGGCTATGTATAATAACCGGGTTGATGGCCTGCTGGTATCATTAGCGTACGAAACCGAAAATGCCGACCACTTTGAGAGCTTTGTTAAACGTGGAATCCCACTGGTATATTTCGACCGGGTTTGGCCGCACCCGCAATGCCCGGGTATTGAAATTGACAATGTTAAAGCGGCATATGATATTACCGAACACCTGGTTACCCAAGGATGCAAGCGTATAGCTCACGTTACCGCTTATCGGTTGAGCAGTGTGGCTGCCGACCGCTTTGCAGGTTTCAAAAAGGCATTAGAAGATTACCAGATGACCTTTGATGAAAACTTGCTTATACAAACCGACCTTACCCTACAGGCCGGGATAGACGCGGCCAAACAAATACTGGCTATGGAAAACCGACCCGATGCGGTGTTTGTAACCAATGATGCCTGTGCGGTTAGCTGCATGCAGGAACTTAAACGTAACGGCATCCGCATACCACAGGATATTGCTTTTGCCGGGTTTAACAATGATACCGAGGCCAGTATTATTGAACCCAACCTAACCACGGTTGACTATAAAGGTTACCAGATGGGTGAAGTAGCCGCGCAGATATTACTCGACCGGCTAAATCAAACCGATAACGGCTTACTAAAGACAAGCAACAAACTCATTCAGCCGTCTGAAATTATTATCCGCGATTCATCGCTTAAAAGGAAGTAA
- a CDS encoding transketolase, translating to MTQDILELKGIASQVRRDIVRMVHGCQSGHPGGSLGCTDYLVALYFSIMKHDPSFNMEGAGEDLFFLSNGHISPVFYSVLSRSGYFDKAELAEFRKINSRVQGHPTTHEGLPGIRIASGSLGQGLSVGIGAALSKKLNGDDRLVFTLHGDGELQEGQIWEAAMFAPHNRVDNLIATVDVNGQQIDGPTKVVLSLGDLRAKFEAFGWEVMEMQGNDMTLVVEGLQKAISLSGKGKPVMILMQTEMGAGVDFMMGSHKWHGVAPNDAQLQQALDQLPETLGDY from the coding sequence ATGACACAAGATATTTTAGAGCTTAAAGGCATTGCTTCACAAGTGCGCCGCGATATTGTGCGCATGGTGCATGGCTGTCAAAGCGGTCACCCGGGTGGCTCATTGGGTTGTACCGATTATTTGGTAGCCCTGTATTTTTCTATCATGAAACACGACCCTTCATTTAACATGGAAGGCGCAGGTGAAGACCTTTTCTTTTTATCAAACGGCCACATATCGCCGGTATTTTATTCAGTATTATCTCGCTCAGGTTATTTTGACAAGGCTGAATTAGCCGAGTTCCGTAAGATAAATTCACGCGTACAAGGTCACCCTACTACTCACGAAGGTTTACCGGGTATTCGTATAGCATCTGGCTCATTAGGCCAGGGCTTATCGGTAGGTATTGGCGCTGCGCTAAGCAAAAAATTAAATGGCGACGACCGCCTGGTGTTTACCCTGCACGGCGACGGTGAGTTACAGGAAGGCCAGATTTGGGAAGCAGCTATGTTTGCTCCTCACAACCGTGTTGATAACCTGATTGCTACGGTTGATGTTAACGGCCAGCAAATTGATGGCCCTACCAAAGTGGTATTATCATTAGGCGATCTGCGCGCTAAGTTTGAAGCATTTGGCTGGGAGGTAATGGAAATGCAAGGTAACGATATGACTTTGGTTGTTGAAGGCCTGCAAAAAGCCATTAGCCTAAGCGGCAAAGGCAAACCTGTTATGATACTCATGCAAACCGAAATGGGTGCCGGCGTTGACTTTATGATGGGTAGCCACAAATGGCATGGTGTTGCACCTAACGATGCGCAATTGCAGCAGGCTTTAGATCAATTGCCGGAAACGTTGGGCGATTACTAA
- a CDS encoding penicillin-binding protein 1A gives MFKRVRNPILRYLLIFIYFVIIFFCSIELNLFGIFGYSPDMKDIEQPTLSVSSEVFTADGKLLAKFYKENRTPIEYKDLSPNLINALVATEDVRFYKHGGVDYYGFFTSLISTATGDRRGASTITQQLAKNLFKTRKRKAQGFIRHIPVVRTIAFKFKEWLTAFKIEHVYNKQQILTMYFNTVPFGNNSFGIQTAALKYFNKKPNNLTSAEAATLIGMLKATSTYNPMRYPAKAVERRNVVLSQMEKYGYLKRSEYEQSIKQPVGLNLSYVEEEGMGDSYLRRAVEKWLDKWLKENDYNLYEDGLKIYTTIDSKLQQYAEEAVAEKMKMLQRRFNNIWKGKNPWRDSKGNEIVDFLPKAEQRLPIYQLLKKKYNGDTVEINKYFNKPKRMKVFTWNGEQDTTFSSVDSIKYYTKLLNTGMMTIEPSTGKIKVWVGGIDNKYFKYDHVNQAKRQAGSTFKPFAYLTALDNGYSPCDKFTDKPVSISYTDNGKPEVWEPKNADYNFSYREMSLRWAMGKSVNSITAQITEKVGWDKVVEYAHKCGIESPLKAVPSVSLGSNDVSVYEMVRAYSTFLNKGEKIDPLLVTKVADHNGNILEEFKLKSTRVISEETAWLMLYMFRGGMEEPGGTSQALWEYPILWKKNSNQIGGKTGTSSDYVDGWYMGITKDLVTGVWVGADDRSVHFNSSESGEGSHTALPIFGAFMEKVYSDPNSGYTYGPFPKPWSKITKTYMCPSPRIRVDTSSVSDSLSAPADSGIVLPPDTTANNN, from the coding sequence ATGTTTAAACGTGTCCGCAATCCGATACTGCGTTACCTGCTTATTTTCATATATTTTGTAATTATCTTCTTCTGCTCTATCGAGTTAAACCTGTTTGGCATATTTGGCTACTCGCCCGATATGAAGGATATTGAACAACCTACCCTATCGGTATCATCAGAAGTTTTTACTGCCGATGGCAAGCTACTGGCTAAGTTTTACAAAGAGAACCGTACTCCTATCGAGTATAAAGACCTATCGCCCAACTTGATAAACGCACTGGTAGCCACCGAGGATGTACGCTTTTACAAGCATGGCGGTGTTGATTATTACGGCTTTTTCACCAGCTTAATATCCACCGCAACCGGCGACAGGCGCGGTGCCAGTACCATTACCCAGCAATTGGCTAAAAACCTGTTTAAAACCCGTAAACGTAAAGCGCAGGGCTTTATCAGGCATATTCCGGTGGTGCGCACCATTGCTTTCAAGTTTAAAGAGTGGCTTACAGCCTTTAAAATTGAACATGTTTACAATAAGCAGCAAATTTTAACCATGTACTTTAACACGGTGCCTTTTGGAAACAATTCATTTGGTATACAAACCGCTGCATTAAAATATTTCAACAAAAAGCCTAATAACCTTACCTCTGCCGAAGCCGCTACCCTTATTGGTATGCTTAAGGCTACATCAACTTATAACCCTATGCGTTACCCGGCAAAAGCAGTTGAGCGCCGCAATGTGGTTTTAAGCCAGATGGAGAAATACGGTTATCTTAAAAGATCGGAATATGAGCAGAGTATTAAGCAACCCGTTGGCTTAAATTTAAGCTATGTTGAAGAAGAAGGTATGGGCGACTCTTACCTGCGCCGTGCGGTTGAAAAATGGCTCGACAAATGGCTGAAAGAAAATGACTATAACCTTTACGAAGACGGCCTGAAAATATATACCACCATCGACTCCAAACTGCAGCAATATGCCGAAGAGGCCGTAGCCGAAAAAATGAAGATGCTGCAGCGCCGCTTTAATAACATATGGAAAGGTAAAAACCCATGGCGCGACTCGAAAGGAAACGAAATTGTGGACTTTTTGCCAAAAGCCGAACAACGCCTGCCCATTTACCAACTGCTTAAAAAGAAATATAACGGCGACACGGTTGAGATCAATAAATACTTTAACAAGCCCAAGCGCATGAAGGTATTTACCTGGAACGGTGAGCAGGATACTACTTTTTCGAGCGTAGATTCGATAAAATACTATACCAAATTACTCAATACCGGCATGATGACCATTGAGCCATCAACCGGTAAAATTAAGGTCTGGGTAGGCGGTATTGATAATAAATATTTTAAATACGACCACGTAAACCAGGCCAAGCGCCAGGCGGGCTCTACGTTTAAGCCTTTTGCTTATTTAACCGCGTTGGATAATGGCTATTCGCCCTGCGATAAGTTTACCGATAAGCCGGTATCGATCTCTTATACTGACAATGGCAAACCCGAAGTTTGGGAACCTAAAAACGCCGATTATAATTTTTCGTATCGCGAAATGTCGTTACGTTGGGCTATGGGCAAATCGGTTAACTCTATTACCGCACAAATTACCGAGAAGGTAGGTTGGGATAAGGTGGTGGAATATGCTCATAAATGCGGTATTGAAAGCCCTTTGAAAGCGGTGCCATCGGTTTCGTTGGGTTCGAATGATGTATCGGTTTATGAAATGGTACGTGCATACAGTACCTTCCTCAATAAAGGCGAAAAAATTGACCCATTGCTGGTTACTAAGGTGGCCGACCATAATGGTAATATTTTAGAAGAATTCAAACTAAAAAGCACCCGCGTGATCAGCGAAGAAACGGCGTGGTTGATGCTATACATGTTCCGTGGTGGTATGGAAGAACCGGGCGGTACCTCACAAGCACTGTGGGAGTATCCTATCCTATGGAAAAAGAACAGCAACCAGATTGGTGGCAAAACCGGCACTTCATCTGATTATGTTGACGGCTGGTACATGGGCATTACCAAAGACCTGGTTACCGGTGTCTGGGTTGGTGCTGATGATCGCAGCGTTCACTTCAATTCATCAGAAAGCGGCGAAGGCTCGCACACAGCCTTGCCTATATTTGGCGCCTTTATGGAGAAGGTTTATTCCGACCCTAACTCGGGCTACACCTACGGGCCGTTCCCTAAGCCGTGGAGTAAAATCACCAAAACGTATATGTGCCCGTCGCCACGTATCAGGGTCGATACATCATCGGTTAGCGATAGCCTGAGTGCACCAGCCGATAGCGGAATTGTTTTACCGCCCGATACCACAGCTAATAATAATTAG